The Streptomyces sp. NBC_00691 genome has a segment encoding these proteins:
- a CDS encoding alkaline phosphatase family protein, which produces MSDPAPTSAAPHPSAAPSAPTPLLVLDVVGLTPRLLPHMPHLAALARDGSQAPLSTVLPAVTCTAQTTFLTGTLPAEHGIVGNGWYFRDLGDVLLWRQHNGLVSGDRVWDAARRTHPDYSVANICWWYAMGADTDITVTPRPVYYADGRKEPDCYTRPPALHDELTEKFGTFPLFHFWGPGADLVSSRWIVDATRHILRSRRPDLALCYVPHLDYDLQRYGPGDPRSFRAAAALDTVLAPLLAEARAEGRTVVVLSEYGITRVERPVDINRALRRAGLLEVHTQDGMEYLDPMTSRAFAVADHQIAHVYVKRPTDLPAVREALADLPGLERLLDDDGKKEHGLDHPRSGELVALAEPDAWFTYYYWLDDARAPDFAQLVEIHRKPGYDPAELLMDPLDPYVRIKAAREIARKKLGMRYRLAVVPLDPSPLRGSHGRLPASDDEGPLILCSTPRALDGRVAATDVKNLLLRLAGVTETPVRTRPRAESSEAGLSDSQGVIHR; this is translated from the coding sequence ATGAGCGACCCCGCGCCCACGTCCGCGGCCCCGCACCCGTCCGCCGCCCCATCCGCACCCACCCCCCTCCTGGTCCTCGACGTCGTCGGTCTCACCCCACGGCTTCTGCCGCACATGCCACACCTGGCCGCCCTGGCCCGCGACGGTTCCCAGGCCCCGCTCTCCACCGTCCTGCCGGCCGTCACCTGCACCGCCCAGACGACCTTCCTCACCGGCACGCTCCCCGCCGAGCACGGCATCGTCGGCAACGGCTGGTACTTCCGTGACCTCGGCGACGTCCTGCTGTGGCGCCAGCACAACGGGCTCGTCTCCGGCGACCGGGTCTGGGACGCCGCCCGCCGCACCCACCCCGACTACAGCGTCGCCAACATCTGCTGGTGGTACGCGATGGGTGCCGACACCGACATCACCGTCACCCCCCGCCCCGTCTACTACGCCGACGGACGCAAGGAACCCGACTGCTACACCCGGCCCCCGGCCCTGCACGACGAACTCACCGAGAAGTTCGGCACCTTCCCCCTCTTCCACTTCTGGGGCCCCGGCGCCGATCTGGTCTCCAGCCGCTGGATCGTCGACGCCACCCGTCACATCCTCCGGAGCCGCCGCCCCGACCTCGCCCTCTGCTACGTCCCGCACCTGGACTACGACCTCCAGCGCTACGGCCCCGGCGACCCTCGCTCCTTCCGGGCCGCGGCCGCGCTCGACACCGTCCTCGCGCCGCTCCTCGCGGAGGCACGGGCCGAGGGCCGTACGGTCGTGGTCCTCTCCGAGTACGGGATCACCCGGGTCGAGCGCCCCGTCGACATCAACCGCGCCCTGCGGCGCGCCGGGCTCCTGGAGGTCCACACCCAGGACGGAATGGAGTACCTGGACCCCATGACCTCCCGGGCGTTCGCCGTCGCCGATCACCAGATCGCCCACGTGTACGTCAAGCGCCCCACGGACCTGCCGGCCGTCCGGGAGGCCCTCGCCGACCTCCCCGGTCTGGAGCGGCTCCTCGACGACGACGGCAAGAAGGAGCACGGCCTCGACCATCCGCGCTCGGGAGAGCTGGTCGCCCTCGCCGAGCCCGACGCCTGGTTCACGTACTACTACTGGCTCGACGACGCCCGCGCCCCCGACTTCGCGCAGCTGGTCGAGATCCACCGCAAGCCCGGCTACGACCCCGCCGAACTCCTCATGGACCCGCTCGACCCCTATGTGCGGATCAAGGCCGCCAGGGAGATCGCCCGCAAGAAGCTCGGTATGCGGTACCGGCTGGCCGTCGTCCCTCTCGACCCCTCACCTCTTCGCGGCAGCCATGGCCGCCTTCCCGCGAGCGACGACGAAGGTCCGCTCATCCTGTGCTCCACCCCCCGCGCCCTGGACGGCCGCGTCGCGGCCACCGATGTGAAGAACCTGTTGCTCAGGCTGGCCGGGGTCACGGAGACCCCGGTCCGAACCCGTCCTCGAGCTGAATCCAGTGAAGCAGGCCTTTCCGACAGCCAAGGAGTTATCCACAGATGA
- a CDS encoding sugar phosphate isomerase/epimerase family protein: protein MSRTRRTEAADDPELVHRLSRRNMLGVAAGATAAALLGAAAPAAAAGTTASPGHGHGRPVLPPGRLGIQLYSLRDKVSTLGFAAVFAELRKYGYDEVEFAGYSQGSAGPISLAQLKRLTRDHGLRPIGSHVGYYASDPAAYTFAQNLDRVLDDAAALGLPHIGTASGPWRYGDTVDGWKRCAEDFNRYGAAARKRGMKFYQHNHSEEFSFASDRPDVRLYDVLLAETDPDLVHLEMDIFWAYVGQYRYSVRPDGTPAPFDPLDYVLDQPDRYPLFHVKDGDRDDTAVPYGYRMTDVGDGDIDYRRFISAVNRTRHGRSAHHWQAEHDNPVDSLTFARRSSAHLHSLREKGR, encoded by the coding sequence ATGAGTCGCACTCGCCGAACCGAAGCCGCCGACGACCCCGAGCTCGTCCACAGGCTCAGCCGGCGCAACATGCTGGGCGTCGCCGCCGGCGCGACCGCCGCCGCGCTGCTCGGGGCTGCCGCCCCCGCCGCCGCGGCGGGGACCACCGCATCGCCGGGCCACGGTCACGGCCGCCCCGTTCTGCCGCCCGGCCGTCTCGGTATCCAGCTCTACTCGCTGCGGGACAAGGTCTCGACCCTCGGCTTCGCCGCCGTCTTCGCCGAGCTGCGGAAGTACGGCTACGACGAGGTCGAGTTCGCCGGTTACAGCCAGGGCTCCGCGGGCCCCATCAGCCTCGCCCAGCTCAAGCGCCTCACACGTGATCACGGGCTGCGCCCGATCGGCAGCCATGTCGGCTACTACGCGAGCGACCCGGCGGCGTACACCTTCGCCCAGAACCTCGACCGTGTCCTCGACGACGCGGCAGCCCTGGGCCTGCCCCACATCGGCACCGCCTCCGGGCCCTGGCGCTACGGCGACACCGTGGACGGCTGGAAGCGGTGCGCCGAGGACTTCAACCGGTACGGCGCCGCCGCGCGGAAGCGGGGCATGAAGTTCTACCAGCACAACCACTCGGAGGAGTTCTCCTTCGCCAGCGACCGCCCCGACGTGCGCCTCTACGACGTCCTCCTCGCGGAGACCGACCCCGACCTGGTGCATCTGGAGATGGACATCTTCTGGGCGTACGTCGGCCAGTACCGCTACTCGGTCCGCCCGGACGGCACCCCCGCCCCGTTCGATCCGCTCGACTACGTCCTCGACCAGCCCGACCGCTATCCGCTGTTCCATGTGAAGGACGGCGACCGGGACGACACCGCCGTCCCCTACGGCTACCGGATGACGGACGTCGGTGACGGGGACATCGACTACCGGCGGTTCATCTCGGCGGTCAACCGGACCCGCCACGGCCGGAGCGCCCACCACTGGCAGGCCGAGCACGACAACCCGGTCGACTCGCTGACCTTCGCCCGCAGGTCCAGCGCCCATCTCCACTCGCTGCGCGAGAAGGGCCGCTGA
- a CDS encoding zinc ribbon domain-containing protein YjdM translates to MIENLPACPQCSGEYTYEMNDLVVCPECGHEWVPAADGASGAAGAEAGGERVIKDAVGNVLTDGDTVTVVKALKVKGNPSGIKAGTKVRNIRLVDGVDGHDIDCRIDGFGAMQLKSGVVKKV, encoded by the coding sequence GTGATCGAGAACCTTCCCGCCTGCCCCCAGTGCTCCGGCGAGTACACCTACGAGATGAACGATCTGGTGGTGTGCCCCGAGTGCGGACACGAGTGGGTGCCGGCGGCCGACGGCGCGAGCGGCGCCGCCGGTGCGGAGGCGGGCGGGGAACGCGTGATCAAGGACGCCGTCGGCAATGTGCTGACCGACGGCGACACGGTGACCGTCGTCAAGGCCCTCAAGGTCAAGGGCAACCCCTCCGGGATCAAGGCGGGCACCAAGGTGCGCAACATCCGCCTGGTCGACGGCGTCGACGGACACGACATCGACTGCAGGATCGACGGCTTCGGCGCCATGCAGCTCAAGTCCGGCGTGGTCAAGAAGGTCTGA
- a CDS encoding class I SAM-dependent methyltransferase — translation MFTPQGPSLRELTVQALSSVEHGYDLLANKFDATPFRTSERLLTAVTRSLETLGPFDSGLDVCCGTGAGLGVLRSVCAGPVTGVDFSTGMLTRAREAHPTAGLVRADALALPFAPAFDLAVSFGAFGHFLPDEQRTLFAQVHASLRPGGTFAFPIGAPPPVGSRLYWILWGFDATMRVRNAVWRPPFVMYYRTFRLGDVRARLEDAGFEVSFLSVDALGTREDGSPRCRLVVARKR, via the coding sequence ATGTTCACCCCGCAGGGTCCCAGCCTCCGCGAGCTGACCGTCCAGGCCCTCTCCTCCGTCGAGCACGGCTACGACCTGCTCGCGAACAAGTTCGACGCGACACCGTTCCGCACCTCGGAACGCCTCCTGACAGCGGTGACCCGCAGCCTGGAGACCCTCGGCCCCTTCGACTCCGGCCTCGACGTCTGCTGCGGCACCGGCGCCGGACTGGGCGTCCTCCGCTCGGTCTGCGCGGGCCCCGTCACCGGCGTCGACTTCAGTACGGGCATGCTGACCCGGGCCCGCGAGGCCCACCCCACGGCCGGCCTGGTCCGCGCCGACGCCCTGGCCCTGCCTTTCGCCCCGGCCTTCGACCTGGCGGTCAGCTTCGGCGCCTTCGGCCACTTCCTGCCGGACGAGCAGCGCACCCTGTTCGCCCAGGTCCACGCCTCCCTGCGCCCCGGCGGCACCTTCGCCTTCCCCATCGGCGCCCCGCCCCCGGTCGGCTCCCGCCTCTACTGGATCCTGTGGGGCTTCGACGCCACGATGCGCGTCCGCAACGCTGTCTGGCGCCCGCCGTTCGTCATGTACTACCGCACCTTCCGCCTCGGCGACGTCCGTGCCCGCCTGGAGGACGCGGGCTTCGAGGTCTCCTTCCTGTCCGTCGACGCCCTGGGCACCCGCGAGGACGGAAGCCCGCGGTGCCGCCTGGTCGTGGCGCGCAAGAGGTAG
- a CDS encoding ATP-binding protein produces the protein MSPRVMAQRPQPQTDTDGVRRFAYELPALTSSVARARRLAEERLILWGCGPDIRDTVALVVSELVTNAVVHTASDRFICELREGEDTLRIAVRDEGGPADPRIRDCGEDERGRGLLIVDALCTAWGADRTGHGTAQVVWAELAHGMGETC, from the coding sequence ATGAGTCCCCGAGTCATGGCCCAGCGCCCGCAGCCCCAGACCGATACCGATGGCGTCCGCCGCTTCGCCTACGAGCTCCCCGCCCTCACGTCGTCGGTCGCACGCGCCCGCCGGCTCGCGGAGGAACGGCTGATTCTGTGGGGCTGCGGCCCCGACATCCGCGACACCGTGGCCCTGGTCGTCTCCGAGCTCGTCACCAACGCCGTCGTCCACACCGCCAGCGACCGCTTCATATGCGAGCTCCGCGAGGGCGAGGACACCCTGCGGATAGCCGTGCGCGACGAGGGCGGCCCGGCGGACCCCCGGATACGCGACTGCGGCGAGGACGAACGCGGCCGAGGACTCCTCATCGTCGACGCCCTGTGCACCGCCTGGGGCGCCGACCGCACCGGACACGGAACGGCCCAGGTCGTCTGGGCGGAACTGGCCCACGGCATGGGGGAAACGTGCTGA
- a CDS encoding helix-turn-helix domain-containing protein, whose amino-acid sequence MSEPRSAPTVGQVVLGRRLQDLRERAGLKREEAAKILRVAPATVRRMETAEVALKIPYVQLLLREYGITDSEAEGFIALAEEANLPGWWQRFHDVLPGWFSMYVSLEGAASLIRAYEPQFVPGLLQTEEYARAILRSGAVGGGSDAAKDEDAERHVALRMERQSLLTREDAPKFWVIMDETVFRRPVGAGPEVMRDQLDRLLEASELPNVTLQIAEFASGHHPGTYGPFVLFRFAMPELPDMVYSEYLTGAVYLDARPEVASHLEVMDRMAAQAATAQRTKEILRNLRKEL is encoded by the coding sequence GTGAGCGAGCCGCGGTCCGCCCCCACGGTGGGACAGGTCGTTCTCGGCAGGCGCCTGCAGGATCTGCGGGAGCGGGCCGGCCTGAAGAGGGAAGAGGCCGCGAAGATCCTCCGGGTGGCCCCGGCCACCGTCCGGCGGATGGAGACCGCCGAAGTCGCACTGAAGATTCCGTACGTGCAGCTCCTCTTGCGGGAGTACGGGATCACGGACTCCGAGGCCGAGGGATTCATCGCCCTCGCGGAGGAGGCCAACCTCCCCGGCTGGTGGCAGCGGTTCCACGACGTGCTGCCCGGCTGGTTCTCCATGTACGTGAGCCTGGAGGGGGCGGCCAGCCTCATCCGGGCGTACGAGCCCCAGTTCGTCCCCGGTCTGCTCCAGACCGAGGAGTACGCCCGCGCCATTCTGCGCAGCGGGGCGGTCGGTGGCGGCAGCGACGCCGCCAAGGACGAGGACGCCGAGCGGCATGTAGCCCTACGGATGGAGCGCCAGTCCCTGCTGACCAGGGAGGACGCCCCGAAGTTCTGGGTGATCATGGACGAGACGGTGTTCCGCCGACCGGTCGGCGCCGGGCCCGAAGTGATGCGCGACCAGCTCGACCGGCTGCTCGAAGCGTCGGAGCTGCCGAACGTCACCCTGCAGATCGCGGAGTTCGCGTCCGGCCACCATCCCGGCACCTACGGACCGTTCGTCCTTTTCCGCTTCGCCATGCCCGAACTGCCGGACATGGTCTACAGCGAGTACCTGACCGGCGCCGTCTATCTCGACGCGCGCCCCGAGGTGGCATCCCACCTGGAGGTCATGGACCGCATGGCGGCTCAGGCCGCGACTGCACAACGCACGAAGGAGATTCTCCGGAATCTCCGCAAGGAGCTGTGA
- a CDS encoding DUF397 domain-containing protein, with translation MDRIYNGMPAAELGAEGWHKPWSGGNGGNCVEAMKLADGRVAVRQSADPEGPALIYTHGEIAAFIQGAKSGQADFLLT, from the coding sequence ATGGATCGCATATACAACGGCATGCCCGCCGCTGAGCTCGGTGCCGAGGGCTGGCACAAGCCGTGGAGCGGCGGGAACGGGGGCAACTGCGTGGAGGCCATGAAGCTGGCCGACGGCAGAGTCGCCGTGCGACAGTCCGCAGACCCTGAAGGACCAGCGCTCATCTACACCCACGGAGAGATCGCAGCTTTCATCCAGGGGGCCAAATCCGGTCAGGCTGACTTTCTGCTCACCTGA
- a CDS encoding SAM-dependent methyltransferase: protein MTQDPASTRGEIRIDTSTPHPARMYDWFLGGKDNYPVDEAMARQLLTVDARGRDMARVNRAFMHRAIRWLSAHGVRQYLDIGTGIPTEPNLHQIAQQAAPESRIVYCDNDPIVLAHAAALLRSTPQGATEYIQADAREPEIILERAGKVLDFDQPIALSMLALLHFVGDEDNAYDLVGKLVDQLAPGSYLVLSHVTGDFNPEGAAEAVAMYKARGLTLRPRSRDELAAFFDGMEFVEPGVSLTAEWHPELGEPVPVPGDEPIPGWAAVARKL from the coding sequence ATGACCCAGGACCCCGCATCCACGCGCGGTGAGATACGGATCGACACCAGCACGCCGCATCCGGCGCGCATGTACGACTGGTTCCTGGGCGGCAAGGACAATTACCCGGTCGACGAGGCGATGGCACGCCAGCTGCTCACCGTCGACGCCCGCGGCCGGGACATGGCCCGGGTCAACCGGGCCTTCATGCACCGCGCCATCCGCTGGCTCAGCGCCCACGGCGTCCGCCAGTACCTGGACATCGGTACGGGCATCCCGACCGAGCCGAACCTGCACCAGATCGCGCAGCAGGCCGCGCCGGAGTCCCGCATCGTCTACTGCGACAACGACCCGATCGTGCTCGCGCACGCGGCCGCCCTGCTGCGCTCGACCCCACAGGGGGCCACCGAGTACATCCAGGCGGACGCCCGCGAACCCGAGATCATCCTCGAAAGGGCCGGAAAGGTCCTTGATTTCGATCAGCCCATCGCGCTGTCGATGCTCGCCCTCCTGCACTTCGTGGGGGACGAGGACAACGCGTACGACCTGGTCGGCAAGCTCGTGGACCAGCTCGCGCCGGGCAGCTACCTGGTGCTCTCGCATGTCACCGGGGACTTCAACCCCGAGGGCGCGGCGGAGGCGGTCGCCATGTACAAGGCGCGCGGGCTGACCCTGCGGCCGCGCTCGCGGGACGAGCTCGCCGCGTTCTTCGACGGCATGGAGTTCGTCGAGCCCGGCGTCTCGCTCACCGCCGAATGGCACCCGGAGCTGGGCGAGCCGGTCCCGGTACCGGGCGACGAGCCCATCCCGGGATGGGCCGCGGTGGCCCGCAAGCTCTGA
- a CDS encoding M64 family metallopeptidase gives MTSQRTGVRREVARVVAVCLLAAGLVGTVPAAAGTPTPGEGPAVVPVQTTGPADRRFNLVFMGDGYTAAEMPAFRADLDRHLNTLWSIEPFASYRSYINVWAVEAPSAESGVDCDPGLDAPARDTALDMGFWGGCDPESVRRLLTVDSRKAAALADLVPGTSGANRQIVALAHSSTYGGAGGGYATASGGNALSSLITPHEIGHSLGGLQDEYDYYARGVPGGTYSGPEPSSTHHTLLTEREMRDQRAKWWRWLGEESESGGVIGRHEGGMYSTKGVWRPSRHSLMKTLGYAFDQVEREVMVRAISAKVNLVQDHTPNTAPVGADRTVWVDTLHPVGGALTVTWRLDGRTLPARGARTVDLRTLRLSPGTHTLTATVTDPTPFVRDPAVRASAALTRTVGWTVDPALTTVRDGTGAAFTGHTPLGAPVGARSVVHADTTHAVDRTPAVRWRLDGRPVATGANDRDLDLRSVTMATGSHTLTARIAGTDEELSWTVDARPATASYELSEPLRTVGRHGRPVEYVYDGPFTLRLTARDDQQGAVVSQFRVDGDGWYTYYGWPTDADAPFRFSPAGTVIDDLVYGKLGRSRAVPWDDATPDHGTHRIEYRTIDAAGNTGRTGEFLVTLVKP, from the coding sequence ATGACCTCACAGCGCACGGGAGTTCGACGAGAGGTGGCCCGCGTCGTCGCGGTCTGCCTGCTGGCCGCCGGTCTGGTGGGAACCGTGCCGGCGGCCGCCGGGACACCGACGCCCGGCGAGGGTCCCGCCGTCGTCCCCGTGCAGACCACCGGACCCGCGGACCGGCGGTTCAACCTGGTCTTCATGGGCGACGGCTACACCGCGGCGGAGATGCCGGCGTTCCGCGCGGACCTCGACCGGCACCTGAACACCCTGTGGAGCATCGAGCCGTTCGCCTCCTACCGTTCGTACATCAACGTCTGGGCGGTGGAGGCCCCTTCGGCCGAGTCGGGGGTGGACTGCGACCCCGGCCTGGACGCCCCCGCCCGCGACACGGCGCTCGACATGGGGTTCTGGGGCGGCTGCGATCCGGAGAGCGTGCGGCGGCTGCTGACCGTCGACAGCCGCAAGGCCGCCGCGCTCGCCGATCTCGTCCCGGGCACGAGCGGCGCCAACCGGCAGATCGTCGCCCTCGCCCACAGCTCCACCTACGGCGGCGCGGGCGGCGGCTACGCCACCGCCTCCGGCGGCAACGCGCTCTCGTCCCTCATCACCCCGCACGAGATAGGTCATTCGCTCGGCGGCCTCCAGGACGAGTACGACTACTACGCGCGCGGCGTGCCGGGCGGGACGTACTCCGGCCCGGAGCCCTCCTCCACCCACCACACCCTCCTGACCGAGCGCGAGATGCGTGATCAGCGGGCCAAATGGTGGCGCTGGCTCGGCGAGGAGAGCGAGTCGGGCGGCGTCATCGGCCGTCACGAGGGCGGCATGTACAGCACGAAGGGCGTCTGGCGCCCCAGCCGTCACTCCCTGATGAAGACCCTCGGTTACGCCTTCGACCAGGTGGAGCGCGAGGTGATGGTCCGGGCGATCTCCGCCAAGGTGAACCTGGTCCAGGACCACACGCCGAACACCGCACCCGTCGGGGCGGACCGGACGGTGTGGGTCGACACCCTTCACCCGGTGGGCGGCGCGCTCACCGTGACCTGGCGCCTGGACGGGCGGACCCTGCCCGCCCGCGGCGCGCGCACCGTCGATCTGCGCACCCTGCGCCTCTCCCCCGGGACGCACACGCTCACGGCGACCGTCACCGATCCGACGCCCTTCGTCCGCGACCCGGCGGTCCGCGCCTCGGCGGCGCTCACCCGGACCGTCGGCTGGACGGTGGACCCGGCCCTCACCACCGTGCGCGACGGGACCGGGGCCGCGTTCACCGGCCACACCCCCCTCGGCGCGCCCGTCGGCGCCCGCTCGGTCGTCCACGCGGACACCACCCACGCGGTGGACCGGACTCCGGCCGTACGCTGGCGTCTTGACGGCCGGCCCGTCGCGACCGGCGCCAACGACCGTGACCTGGACCTGCGTTCGGTCACGATGGCCACGGGCAGCCACACTCTCACGGCCCGTATCGCGGGCACGGACGAGGAGTTGAGCTGGACCGTGGACGCCCGCCCGGCGACGGCCTCGTACGAACTCTCGGAACCGCTGCGTACGGTGGGGCGGCACGGCCGGCCCGTGGAGTACGTGTACGACGGGCCGTTCACCCTGCGGCTGACCGCGCGGGACGACCAGCAGGGCGCGGTGGTGAGCCAGTTCCGGGTCGACGGCGACGGCTGGTACACGTACTACGGCTGGCCGACGGACGCGGACGCTCCGTTCCGCTTCTCGCCGGCCGGCACGGTGATCGACGACCTCGTGTACGGGAAGCTGGGGCGGAGCCGTGCGGTGCCCTGGGACGACGCGACCCCCGACCACGGCACCCACAGGATCGAGTACCGCACGATCGACGCGGCCGGCAACACCGGCCGGACCGGCGAGTTCCTCGTGACGCTGGTGAAGCCGTAG
- a CDS encoding 6-phospho-beta-glucosidase, translated as MKLTILGGGGFRVPLVYGALLGDHAEGRVTHVTLYDLDEGRLSAIARVLAEQGEGVPDAPGVTATTDLDEALRGADFVFSAIRVGGLEGRAADERIALAEGVLGQETVGAGGIAYGLRTVPVAVHIARRIAALAPDAWVINFTNPAGLVTEAMARILGDRVVGICDSPVGLGRRVARVLGADPDTAWIDYVGLNHLGWLRGLRIDGRDELPRLLADEEALGSFEEGRLFGPEWLRSLGAIPNEYLHYYYFNREAVHAYRSAERTRGAYLRDQQGSFYQEMGKPDTPALAAWHRTLADREATYMAANREAAGIGERDEEDLESGGYEKVALALMRAVARGERATLILNVRNGTTLAALDADAVIEVPCFVDANGAHPVSVSPLPYHAVGLVTAVKAVEREVLAAAESGSRSTAVKAFALHPLVDSVTVARRLVEGYTAEHAGLAYLRH; from the coding sequence ATGAAACTGACGATTCTCGGAGGCGGCGGGTTCCGGGTGCCGCTGGTGTACGGCGCTCTCCTCGGAGACCACGCCGAGGGGCGGGTCACCCACGTCACCCTGTACGACCTCGACGAAGGGCGGCTCTCGGCCATCGCCAGGGTCCTGGCGGAGCAGGGCGAGGGGGTGCCGGACGCGCCCGGTGTCACGGCGACGACGGATCTCGACGAGGCGCTGCGCGGGGCCGACTTCGTGTTCTCCGCGATCCGCGTCGGCGGTCTGGAGGGCCGGGCCGCGGACGAGCGGATCGCACTCGCCGAGGGCGTGCTCGGCCAGGAGACGGTGGGCGCCGGCGGCATCGCGTACGGGCTGCGGACCGTGCCCGTCGCCGTGCACATCGCCCGCAGGATCGCCGCGCTCGCCCCGGACGCGTGGGTCATCAACTTCACCAACCCGGCGGGCCTGGTCACGGAGGCGATGGCACGGATCCTCGGCGACCGCGTCGTCGGCATCTGCGACTCCCCCGTGGGCCTGGGCCGCCGGGTCGCCCGCGTCCTGGGCGCCGACCCTGACACGGCGTGGATCGACTACGTGGGGCTCAACCACCTGGGCTGGCTGCGGGGGCTGCGGATCGACGGCCGGGACGAGCTGCCGCGGCTGCTCGCCGACGAGGAGGCGCTCGGCTCCTTCGAGGAGGGCAGGCTCTTCGGCCCTGAGTGGCTGCGCTCGCTGGGCGCGATCCCCAACGAGTACCTGCACTACTACTACTTCAACCGGGAGGCCGTGCACGCCTACCGTTCGGCCGAGCGGACGCGCGGCGCGTATCTCCGCGACCAACAGGGCTCCTTCTACCAGGAGATGGGCAAGCCCGACACCCCGGCCCTCGCGGCCTGGCACCGCACGCTCGCCGACCGGGAGGCCACCTACATGGCGGCCAACCGGGAGGCCGCCGGGATCGGGGAGCGCGACGAGGAGGACCTGGAGTCGGGCGGCTACGAGAAGGTGGCGCTGGCTCTCATGCGGGCCGTCGCGCGGGGCGAGCGGGCCACGCTCATCCTCAACGTCCGCAACGGCACGACCCTCGCCGCGCTCGACGCGGACGCGGTGATCGAGGTTCCGTGCTTCGTCGACGCGAACGGTGCCCATCCGGTGTCGGTGTCCCCGCTGCCGTACCACGCGGTCGGCCTGGTGACGGCCGTGAAGGCGGTGGAGCGTGAGGTCCTCGCGGCGGCGGAGAGCGGTTCGCGGTCGACCGCGGTGAAGGCCTTCGCCCTTCATCCGCTGGTCGACTCGGTGACGGTGGCCCGCCGACTGGTGGAGGGCTACACGGCGGAGCACGCGGGCCTGGCGTACCTACGGCACTGA
- a CDS encoding YchJ family protein: MSRRKTRPRTSPARPAAPAVTPESPCPCGLGASYGTCCGRFHTGTGGGAPTAELLMRSRYSAFVVRDEAYLLRSWAPETRPADVDFDPGMRWTGLEIESATAGTAFHQHGTVTFTARYVHGGEPGELHERSRFARHEGAWVYVDGDVDE; the protein is encoded by the coding sequence ATGTCCCGACGCAAGACCCGCCCCCGTACGTCCCCGGCCCGCCCGGCCGCGCCCGCCGTGACTCCGGAGTCACCCTGCCCGTGCGGTCTCGGCGCCTCGTACGGCACGTGCTGCGGCCGGTTCCACACGGGGACCGGCGGCGGCGCGCCCACCGCCGAGCTGCTCATGCGCTCCCGCTACAGCGCCTTCGTCGTCCGCGACGAGGCCTATCTGCTGCGCAGCTGGGCGCCGGAGACCCGGCCCGCAGACGTCGACTTCGACCCGGGGATGCGCTGGACCGGCCTGGAGATCGAGTCGGCCACCGCCGGCACCGCCTTCCACCAGCACGGCACCGTCACCTTCACCGCGCGCTACGTCCACGGCGGCGAGCCGGGGGAGCTGCACGAGCGGAGCCGTTTCGCCCGGCACGAGGGGGCCTGGGTGTACGTGGACGGTGACGTCGACGAGTAG